A genome region from Pygocentrus nattereri isolate fPygNat1 chromosome 6, fPygNat1.pri, whole genome shotgun sequence includes the following:
- the si:dkey-67c22.2 gene encoding serine/arginine repetitive matrix protein 2 has product MECATNTNVGDASETALCEDIALRDGSETPWKKNKKHKKHKSKKKRKKRKGEKESSSESGVESDGESQAKLNMKKEGPSTFETRSHDEDKETTRNSVAEHRADDDDGKVRKTKRHAGKKKKKKKRKEEKQERNSPSRSRSRSASTSESGSESDSESKMVQALQMESPNLGRKSPMGAVKHSNDGYKEKNSHPDEIKGDATIKPEHSEEKHTKSAWRKDESPENTCDQAVNREKYSEKDTKIESFGKGFSKTQELPDIIPKQENVHKEQVSQKEPNGDKRGKRDPEKSLSRSRSRSLSDNKGTKSSHSRSRTPKRSSGVPAHRKDQSLSRERSVSSPRRKKGVQKRHSRSPSENQRSRSRSVRGTRRKSRSRSGKRRNRSGSRSRTRAKRSRTRSPRRSRRTRSRSVGKLRRSRSRSKRSVSRRKARSSKSRSRSARRGRRSRSRKRTPVSRARRSRSRSVRRMRRTRSRSIVILRRSRSRLRRNKRSRSRSVRKIRSRSRTPRRRSRSPSPLHSRHSKSRSPVRQKKSKSPRRPRSESRSPKRNKRSKSRSVSRHSKTSSPRFKRGAKKAKSKRSRSVSQRDSSRSRSNSRERLSSDRSQSPAKSRSKSPAEERESSVEYRKDSDGNNKEIESKSQKPVSHECASPHKVSSEDSTKSDLESKKENATRESKTTLECKERPNTSRSRSSSSEPLHQHETTGSDDNEQSDNSRSSPSPVKKESVSKSSRKSKSPLRRKRSRSISSTHKTRSKSKSVSGRERSKSPPRKRKSRSPSHSQRKRSKSRSPVRRRRSRSRSVNRRGKSRSKSRTRTKRSKSRSPKRIRSKSRSPVRKRRSKSRSPARRKRSKSPEKSKRSKSRSPARKRRSRSRSKSRARHSRSKRSRSASRRRRPVFRGRSFDRRDRWKREPSHSPILILRKRRSTSRTRRSTSKTPPRLTELDKDQLLEIAKANAAAMCAKAGMPIPESLKPKAILQLPLPTPTSAPLTLPLPLPVPNLPMNLPLGIPGMPAMPNMPMNAAVASMTAATMTAALSNMGALAAMPPMPPLPTITNKPPPAPTPNLANIEEVKRKVTQQANSISIKELTEKCKQIAESKEEMSIARPHVSDDDDDDDEKR; this is encoded by the exons ATGGAATGTGCAACAAATACTAATGTTG GTGATGCATCTGAAACTGCTCTGTGTGAAGACATTGCTCTCAGGGATGGTAGTGAGACACCATGGAAGAAAAATAAGAagcataaaaaacacaaaagtaagAAGAAGCGCAAGAAGAGAAAGGGTGAAAAAGAGAGCAGCTCTGAATCTGGAGTTGAATCAGATGGAGAATCTCAAGCAAAACTGAA TATGAAAAAAGAAGGCCCATCTACCTTTGAGACTCGAAGTCATGATGAAGATAAAGAAACCACAAGAAATTCCGTAGCTG AACATCgtgctgatgatgatgacggCAAAGTCAGAAAAACGAAGCGTCACGCagggaaaaagaagaagaaaaagaaacgaaaagaagaaaagcaagagagaaattCTCCTTCTCGATCACGGTCACGATCAGCCAGTACGTCAGAGTCAGGGTCAGAGTCAGACTCTGAATCAAAAATGGTTCAAGCATTGCAAATGGAGTCACCTAACTTGGGCAGAAAGTCTCCTATGGGTGCAGTGAAGCACTCAAATGATGggtataaagaaaaaaattcacacCCAGATGAAATAAAGGGAGATGCAACCATCAAACCTGAACATTCTGAAGAGAAACACACAAAGTCTGCATGGAGGAAAGATGAGTCTCCTGAGAATACATGTGATCAAGCTGTAAATAGagaaaaatacagtgagaagGACACAAAAATAGAGAGTTTTGGTAAAGGTTTTAGCAAAACTCAGGAACTCCCTGATATTATCCCCAAACAGGAGAATGTACACAAAGAGCAAGTCAGCCAGAAGGAACCAAATGGAGataagagaggaaagagggatCCTGAGAAGTCACTCTCCAGGTCAAGGTCCCGATCGCTGTCGGACAATAAAGGGACTAAATCAAGCCACAGTCGATCCAGAACTCCGAAGCGATCTTCTGGTGTGCCAGCGCATCGAAAAGATCAATCTCTCTCAAGAGAACGGTCGGTTTCTAGCCCAAGAAGAAAGAAGGGTGTGCAAAAAAGACACTCAAGGTCTCCATCAGAAAATCAAAGATCTCGATCTAGATCAGTCAGGGGTACAAGACGTAAGTCAAGGTCCCGCTCTGGAAAGAGAAGGAATCGCTCTGGCTCCAGGTCCCGTACTAGGGCCAAGAGATCTAGGACCAGGTCCCCACGGCGCAGCCGCCGAACAAGATCTAGATCTGTTGGAAAGCTACGCCGTTCAAGGTCAAGGTCAAAAAGATCTGTTTCTCGCCGAAAGGCCCGTAGTTCGAAATCACGCTCCAGATCTGCCAGGAGAGGCAGACGTTCACGTTCTCGTAAAAGGACACCAGTATCCCGTGCAAGAAGATCTCGGTCCAGGTCGGTCAGGAGAATGAGACGAACCCGTTCAAGGTCCATTGTGATCCTCAGGAGGTCTAGATCTCGATTGAGGCGAAACAAAAGGTCTAGATCAAGGTCTGTTCGCAAAATCAGATCAAGGTCTAGAACACCAAGAAGACGTAGTCGATCTCCCTCTCCACTGCACTCCAGGCACTCTAAATCAAGATCCCCTGTTCGGCAGAAGAAGTCAAAATCTCCACGTAGACCAAGGTCAGAATCAAGGTCTCCTAAGCGCAACAAACGTTCAAAATCACGATCTGTCTCACGTCATTCAAAGACTAGCTCACCTAGATTTAAAAGAGGAGCAAAGAAAGCTAAAAGTAAGCGATCAAGATCTGTTTCACAGAGAGACTCATCCAGGTCTAGATCCAATTCAAGAGAGAGGCTTTCCTCAGATAGAAGTCAGTCTCCGGCTAAGAGCAGGTCTAAATCTCCTGCTGAAGAAAGAGAATCTTCAGTGGAATACCGTAAAGAttctgatggtaataataaagaaatagaGTCCAAATCACAGAAACCAGTGTCTCATGAATGTGCATCTCCACACAAAGTATCAAGTGAAGACTCCACAAAATCAGACCTTgagtcaaaaaaagaaaatgccacAAGAGAATCCAAGACCACCTTGGAATGCAAAGAGAGGCCAAACACATCTAGATCTAGGTCCTCTTCATCAGAACCATTACATCAACATGAGACCACTGGCTCAGATGATAATGAGCAGTCTGATAATTCAAGATCATCACCAAGTCCAGTAAAAAAAGAATCGGTGTCAAAGTCCAGCAGAAAGTCCAAGTCACCCCTCCGTAGGAAGCGCTCCAGGTCCATATCATCCACCCATAAGACACGGTCCAAATCAAAGTCGGTTAGTGGTAGGGAAAGGTCCAAGTCTCCTCCAAGAAAACGAAAGTCTAGATCTCCCTCACACAGCCAAAGGAAGAGATCAAAATCCAGATCACCTGTCCGGAGACGGAGATCGCGTTCAAGATCAGTCAACCGTAGGGGAAAGTCGAGGTCTAAATCTCGCACTAGGACCAAGCGCTCAAAGTCAAGATCTCCCAAAAGAATACGATCCAAGTCTAGATCACCAGTCCGTAAAAGACGCTCTAAATCACGCTCTCCTGCTCGAAGAAAAAGATCCAAGAGtccagaaaaaagcaaaagatcAAAATCCCGTTCCCCTGCCAGGAAAAGACGGTCACGATCACGGTCAAAATCACGGGCCCGCCATTCACGATCTAAAAGATCTCGCTCTGCTTCTCGCCGGAGGAGACCTGTATTTCGAGGTCGTTCTTTTGACAGACGAGATCGATGGAAACGTGAGCCAAGCCATTCACCTATTCTCATTCTCCGTAAAAGAAGGTCCACTTCGAGAACACGTCGCAGCACTAGCAAGACACCACCTCGTCTCACTGAGCTGG ACAAAGATCAGCTCTTAGAGATCGCTAAGGCTAATGCTGCTGCAATGTGTGCTAAAGCAGGGATGCCCATCCCAGAGAGCCTCAAGCCTAAGGCTATCCTCCAGTTGCCTTTGCCAACTCCTACTTCAGCCCCTTTAACTTTGCCTCTGCCCCTTCCAGTTCCCAATTTGCCCATGAACCTGCCGTTGGGCATACCTGGTATGCCTGCGATGCCAAACATGCCTATGAATGCTGCTGTGGCTAGCATGACAGCAGCCACTATGACTGCAGCCCTATCTAATATGGGAGCCTTGGCAGCTATGCCCCCTATGCCTCCGCTGCCCACCATTACCAACAAACCTCCTCCGGCACCTACACCTAATCTGGCCAACATCGAAGAAGTAAAGAGGAAAGTGACACAGCAGGCTAACAGCATCAGTATAAAAGAGTTAACAGAG AAGTGTAAACAGATTGCAGAAAGCAAGGAAGAGATGAGCATTGCAAGGCCCCATGTTTCTGATGAcgatgacgacgatgatgaaAAACGG TAA